The DNA window TTTAGTTCTTGTATGTAGTGCCAGAACTGGGTGTATCTTCGGGGTTTGATGTTGTGTCCTTCACATATTATTTTGTAGTTTTCTTCTACTTCACCTGTGGTTACGTATGCTTTGTTGCTGTTTTGTAGTAGTTGTGCTATTGAGAGTAATACCATTAGGTGGTTTTTGTTCATATCGTTGAATAGTTCTTTTCTCATGTAGGGGTGTATTTCTGCTTTGGCCCATCTTACGTGTTCTGGTACGACTGTTTCGTCTCCTTCTGAGTCTGCTTTTTTACCTGCTTTCCATAGTAGTTCTATCGCGAATCTGGCATTTCCCCATTCGCTTGCTATGTCCGATATTAGTTCTATTGTTTCAGTTGTTACTGTGTTTGGGTTGAATGCGAGTTTTATCCTTTGATTTAAGATTGTTGTGAGTTCTTTTTGGTTGTATTCGTTTAGGTTTATTATGTTTCCTCTTAATGTGCTTTGGGTGCTTTGGTCTAGTTCTTCTCTGAAGTTTGGATCTCTTGCTATGTATATCACTGATATTCGGTTTTCGTAGTCGCCTAATGAGTCATCGGACATGCGTGATAGGTTGTATAGTATATCGGGACCGCTTTTTTTTATGAGGAAGTCTATTTCATCCATAGCTATGACTAGGTATTTATCTCTGATTTCTAGCATGTTGAATAGTGCTCTTAACATCTCTTCGACACTGTATCCACGTTCCGGGAACCGTTTGTCATAGTTTCTAAGTACCTTAATTAATGCAAGGGAACCGGTGTTGTGTTTTCTGCAGTTTACGTGTACATAATTGAATCCGCGGCGTTTTTCTAGCATTTCGCCAAATTTTTTAGCCATTACTGTTTTTCCAGTCCCTACTT is part of the Methanonatronarchaeum thermophilum genome and encodes:
- a CDS encoding ORC1-type DNA replication protein, which codes for MNDIIKDELSRPTVFKKEKPLYFDYVPENLPEREEELRYLVRLFRDVIEERVGSSQSALITGKVGTGKTVMAKKFGEMLEKRRGFNYVHVNCRKHNTGSLALIKVLRNYDKRFPERGYSVEEMLRALFNMLEIRDKYLVIAMDEIDFLIKKSGPDILYNLSRMSDDSLGDYENRISVIYIARDPNFREELDQSTQSTLRGNIINLNEYNQKELTTILNQRIKLAFNPNTVTTETIELISDIASEWGNARFAIELLWKAGKKADSEGDETVVPEHVRWAKAEIHPYMRKELFNDMNKNHLMVLLSIAQLLQNSNKAYVTTGEVEENYKIICEGHNIKPRRYTQFWHYIQELNNMGVIDTSLSGKGKRGRTTQISLPDIPANMLKQEIEKHINTILKHE